A DNA window from Candidatus Angelobacter sp. contains the following coding sequences:
- the grpE gene encoding nucleotide exchange factor GrpE, with translation MSTQKHQKTEVMETAAPDGGDLKQGTPPPDPSAPLTAGQIEELKAKAAKADEYWDRLLRSAADLENFKKRATRERQEAIRFANASLLEKLIPALDNLDMALAASNAESASVESLKTGITMIYNQLKGALAEAGLEEIDAADQAFDPNLHEAVAQEEIPSTPEGHVVRQLRKGYKLRDRLLRPASVVVARKPVA, from the coding sequence ATGAGCACGCAGAAACACCAGAAAACCGAAGTTATGGAGACGGCCGCGCCCGACGGCGGGGATTTGAAACAGGGAACTCCGCCGCCCGACCCGTCAGCCCCTTTGACGGCCGGGCAAATCGAGGAACTGAAGGCCAAAGCGGCCAAAGCGGACGAATATTGGGATCGTTTGCTCCGGTCCGCCGCGGATCTGGAAAACTTCAAAAAGCGCGCCACGCGTGAGCGGCAGGAGGCAATCCGGTTCGCCAACGCTTCCCTGCTGGAAAAACTCATCCCGGCGCTGGACAATCTCGACATGGCGCTCGCCGCCAGCAACGCAGAATCCGCCTCGGTCGAATCGCTCAAGACCGGCATCACCATGATCTACAATCAATTAAAGGGCGCCCTGGCCGAGGCTGGCCTGGAGGAGATCGACGCCGCCGACCAAGCGTTTGATCCCAACCTGCACGAAGCCGTGGCACAGGAGGAGATACCCTCGACGCCCGAAGGCCATGTCGTCCGACAGTTGCGCAAAGGTTACAAACTGCGCGACCGCCTGCTCCGTCCGGCCAGCGTTGTCGTCGCCCGGAAGCCCGTTGCCTGA
- the dnaJ gene encoding molecular chaperone DnaJ, producing MSKRDYYEVLGVDRNASEEEIKKAYRKLAVKYHPDKNPGDKAAEEKFKELGEAYEALCDPQRRAAYNQYGHAAFDPRARAGGFRGGGFHDPFEIFREVFGGGTGSIFDELFGGERHDPTGPQRGADLRYDMEISFEEAVLGCEKEVPVTKLDACESCRGTGAEPGSATKTCSACGGRGQVISSRGIFSIAQTCPRCEGAGRVIEKPCRTCRGAGRRERTSKIKIKIPPGVDNGARLRSAGNGEGGIRGGAAGSLYVVLHVRPHEIFQREGDDLICEVPINFVQAALGAEIEVPTMAGKAQIKIPAGTQAGAVFRLKGKGVKNVQGYGTGDLHVRVLVEVPTHLNAAQRAKLQEFSDLCDANVNPQTRSFFEKAKDLFR from the coding sequence ATGTCCAAACGCGACTACTACGAGGTCCTCGGCGTGGACCGCAACGCCAGCGAGGAGGAAATCAAAAAAGCCTACCGCAAACTGGCGGTCAAATATCATCCCGACAAAAACCCGGGCGACAAGGCCGCCGAAGAAAAATTCAAGGAACTGGGCGAGGCCTATGAGGCATTGTGTGATCCGCAACGGCGCGCCGCCTACAATCAATACGGTCACGCGGCGTTCGATCCCCGCGCCCGGGCGGGCGGGTTTCGCGGCGGGGGTTTTCACGATCCATTTGAAATTTTCCGCGAGGTGTTCGGCGGCGGCACCGGCAGCATCTTCGACGAATTGTTCGGTGGTGAACGCCACGATCCCACCGGGCCTCAGCGCGGCGCCGACCTTCGCTACGATATGGAGATTTCCTTCGAGGAAGCCGTACTGGGCTGCGAAAAGGAGGTTCCGGTCACAAAGCTCGATGCCTGCGAATCCTGCCGCGGCACGGGAGCGGAGCCGGGCTCGGCAACGAAGACCTGTTCGGCCTGCGGCGGGCGCGGACAAGTGATCAGCTCGCGGGGGATTTTCAGCATTGCGCAAACGTGTCCCCGCTGCGAGGGCGCCGGAAGGGTGATCGAAAAACCCTGCCGCACCTGCCGGGGCGCCGGCCGCCGCGAGCGGACGTCCAAAATCAAAATCAAAATACCGCCGGGCGTGGACAACGGCGCGCGCCTCCGCTCGGCGGGCAACGGTGAAGGCGGCATCCGTGGAGGAGCGGCCGGAAGTCTTTATGTGGTTCTACATGTCCGGCCCCACGAGATATTCCAACGCGAGGGTGACGACCTGATTTGTGAAGTGCCGATCAACTTCGTCCAGGCGGCTCTCGGCGCGGAGATCGAGGTGCCGACGATGGCCGGCAAGGCCCAAATCAAAATACCCGCGGGAACGCAGGCTGGCGCGGTATTCCGGCTCAAGGGCAAAGGAGTCAAAAATGTTCAGGGCTACGGCACGGGCGATCTGCACGTGCGCGTACTTGTCGAGGTCCCGACACATCTGAACGCAGCCCAGCGCGCCAAACTGCAGGAATTCTCCGATTTGTGCGATGCGAACGTGAACCCGCAAACCAGGAGCTTCTTTGAGAAAGCGAAGGACCTTTTCCGATGA